Proteins from one Pongo abelii isolate AG06213 chromosome 19, NHGRI_mPonAbe1-v2.0_pri, whole genome shotgun sequence genomic window:
- the TNFAIP1 gene encoding BTB/POZ domain-containing adapter for CUL3-mediated RhoA degradation protein 2 isoform X1 translates to MSGDTCLCPASGAKPKLSGFKGGGLGNKYVQLNVGGSLYYTTVRALTRHDTMLKAMFSGRMEVLTDKEGWILIDRCGKHFGTILNYLRDDTITLPQNRQEIKELMAEAKYYLIQGLVNMCQSALQDKKDSYQPVCNIPIITSLKEEERLIESSTKPVVKLLYNRSNNKYSYTSNSDDHLLKNIELFDKLSLRFNGRVLFIKDVIGDEICCWSFYGQGRKLAEVCCTSIVYATEKKQTKVEFPEARIYEETLNVLLYETPRVPDNSLLEATSRSCSQASPSEDEETFELRDRVRRIHVKRYSTYDDRQLGHQSTHRD, encoded by the exons ATGTCGGGGGACACCTGCCTGTGCCCGGCCTCAGGGGCCAAGCCCAAGCTCAGTGGCTTCAAGGGAGGAGGGTTGGGCAACAAGTATGTCCAGCTCAATGTGGGCGGCTCTCTGTACTACACCACTGTGCGGGCCCTGACCCGCCACGACACCATGCTCAAGGCCATGTTCAGCGGGCGCATGGAGGTGCTGACCGACAAAGAAG GCTGGATCCTCATAGACCGTTGTGGAAAGCACTTTGGCACCATTTTGAATTACCTCCGAGATGACACCATCACCCTCCCTCAGAACCGGCAAGAAATCAAGGAATTGATGGCTGAAGCAAAGTATTACCTCATCCAGGGGCTGGTGAACATGTGCCAGAGTGCCCTGCAG GACAAGAAGGACTCCTACCAGCCTGTGTGCAACATCCCCATCATCACATCCCTAAAGGAGGAGGAGCGGCTCATCGAATCCTCCACCAAG CCCGTGGTGAAGCTGCTGTACAACAGAAGCAACAACAAGTATTCCTACACCAG CAACTCTGACGACCACCTGCTGAAAAACATTGAGCTGTTTGACAAGCTCTCCCTGCGCTTCAACGGCCGCGTGCTCTTCATCAAGGATGTCATTGGTGACGAGATCTGCTGCTGGTCCTTTTATGGCCAGGGCCGTAAGCTGGCAGAGGTGTGCTGTACCTCCATCGTGTATGCCACAGAGAAGAAGCAGACCAAG GTGGAATTCCCAGAGGCCCGAATCTATGAGGAGACACTCAATGTCCTACTCTATGAGACTCCCCGCGTCCCCGACAACTCCTTGTTGGAGGCCACAAGCCGTAGCTGCAGCCAGGCTTCCCCCAGTGAAGATGAGGAGACCTTTGAACTGCGGGACCGTGTCCGCCGCATCCACGTCAAGCGCTACAGCACTTACGATGACCGGCAGCTCGGCCACCAGTCTACCCATCGCGACTGA